In one Meles meles chromosome 17, mMelMel3.1 paternal haplotype, whole genome shotgun sequence genomic region, the following are encoded:
- the NPHS2 gene encoding podocin, translating to MERRARSSSREAHGRGGRSPHKENKRARAERGGGGRGRRDAGHEQAGNREESPAPAATVVDVDEVRGSGEEGTEVVALLESERPEEGTKSSGLGACEWLLVLTSLLFIIVTFPFSIWFCIKVAQEYERVLIFRLGHLLPGRAKGPGLFFFLPCLDTYHKVDLRLQTLEIPFHEVVTKDMFIMEIDAICYYRMENASLLLSSLAHVPRAVQFLVQTTMKRLLAHRSLTEILLERKSIAQDMKVALDAVTCIWGIKVERTEIKDVRLPAGLQHSLAVEAEAQRQAKVRVIAAEGEKAASESLRRAAEILAGTPAAVQLRYLHTLQSLSTDKPSTVVLPLPFDLLNFLSSPGSRTQGSLPFPNPSKPVEPPNPKKKDSPML from the exons ATGGAAAGGAGGGCTCGGAGCTCCTCCAGAGAGGCCCACGGGAGAGGCGGCAGGTCCCCCCACAAGGAGAACAAGAGGGCGAGGGCCGAGAGGGGCGGTGGAGGCCGTGGGCGCCGGGACGCAGGGCACGAGCAGGCGGGGAACCGGGAGGAGTCCCCCGCGCCCGCAGCCACCGTGGTGGACGTGGATGAGGTCCGGGGCTCCGGTGAGGAGGGCACCGAGGTGGTGGCGCTGCTGGAGAGCGAGCGGCCCGAGGAAG gtacCAAGTCTTCAGGCTTAGGGGCCTGTGAATGGCTCCTTGTCCTCACATCCCTGCTCTTCATCATTGTGACCTTCCCTTTTTCGATCTGGTTCTGCATAAAG gtTGCACAGGAGTATGAGAGAGTATTAATATTCCGACTGGGACACCTGCTTCCTGGAAGAGCCAAAGGCCCTG gccttttcttctttttgccctGCCTGGATACCTATCACAAGGTTGACCTTCGTCTCCAGACTTTGGAGATACCCTTTCATGAG GTTGTGACCAAAGACATGTTTATCATGGAGATAGATGCCATCTGCTACTACCGAATGGAAAATGCCTCTCTCCTCCTAAGCAGCCTTGCTCACGTGCCCAGAGCAGTCCAATTTCTTGTGCAGACCACCATGAAACGTCTCCTAGCACATCGATCCCTCACTGAAATTCTTCTAGAGAGGAAGAGCATTGCCCAAGATATGAAG GTGGCCTTGGATGCAGTGACCTGTATCTGGGGAATCAAAGTGGAGAGAACAGAAAT CAAGGACGTCCGGCTGCCGGCGGGGCTCCAGCACTCCCTGGCTGTGGAGGCCGAGGCGCAGAGGCAGGCCAAAGTGCGG GTGATCGCTGCGGAAGGAGAGAAGGCGGCGTCTGAGTCCCTGAGACGGGCAGCGGAGATCCTGGCGGGCACCCCGGCCGCTGTTCAGCTGCGGTACCTCCACACCCTCCAGTCCCTGTCCACGGACAAACCTTCCACGGTGGTCTTGCCTCTGCCATTTGACTTGCTCAATTTCCTGTCTTCGCCCGGCAGTAGAACTCAAGGAAGTCTCCCTTTCCCCAATCCTTCCAAACCTGTCGAGCCCCCAAATCCTAAAAAGAAAGACTCTCCCATGCTATAG